A genomic stretch from Acipenser ruthenus unplaced genomic scaffold, fAciRut3.2 maternal haplotype, whole genome shotgun sequence includes:
- the LOC117415172 gene encoding chromatin assembly factor 1 subunit A isoform X1 has product MECKAKSRAAAKKLVQARLPFKRLNPVPKENGESVELKKPRQHGPASAPKQHLDTSASDVENEHYPSLRLEAPSAVTLVNGRGPLDTFMSRGAGGKGKSVDTPCLTIDLTEDSNSTPCPGDHTAVRESELNQDKRESEVNQDSTQRESQLNQDSTQRESDLNQDSTQRDSKLNQDSTQREDSTQTGTLTNGAASPPADVAMDTSTADQSDCEMEMSENRSLDSSCSAGKEMTKTSSSKAERTPRAGPEPGEQHRKGVPEEGNPPRTESLDESRVTEAEETEEEEEELSPENDSLLSPSSVSSLSTAESSPEGCRSTGSRSASTPTHKPQTPKIKRTTEEKAKRRSLKDQEREDKRIKLQAEKEERERAREEAKAAKERAKEEAKKKREEEKEAREKEKREKREKEEREKAEKLLVKEEKRKEKQEALEAKQEEKRKKEEEKRLKEEKERVKAEKAEIRRFFQKPKTLQAPRTLAAACGKFAPFEIKENMTLAPLTRVLCDQEVLEQLDQYLQAPDRSANGLLEWKSRKPRRSGPTSPRTSDCVVLVEGSKPDGVPARQECGRMKLLHFCENYRPAYWGTWRKRSSKIKPRNPLSQDKELLDYEVDSDEEWEEEEPGESLSHSEGDDDDEGGGEAAGDDEDDDGFFVPHGYLSDGEGVSEEESADPENQKVRQKLKAREWDELLSKGRVKVLQAVVLGCVWECEGPPGDTVLRTLRDYAVCVLDTRLGEEAGTPESMSKEKRDDHILSQMLPLLHGNVNGSKAIIREFQECWRGRAGLPSPPDSLAGSSEDSVPSKYRLKRLISESAVYEKRPALRRWCWYVHEAVLKRFSREELPVPCQWSYITQVPYAGREEAGTAGTGGGSTHSTPLSSSSSPAASGSAKRKQKGSMSITKFMRRSKGAEQQSEGMETDGFQADTEEDEDDPDCVIVQNTDSKQGCADSVQMEVASSSPSPAAPPCPSASRI; this is encoded by the exons ATGGAATGTAAAGCTAAATCCAGGGCTGCCGCAAAGAAGTTAGTTCAAG CCCGTCTGCCCTTCAAGCGCCTGAACCCCGTCCCCAAGGAGAATGGGGAGTCTGTGGAGCTCAAGAAACCCCGCCAGCACGGCCCTGCCAGCGCCCCCAAACAGCACCTCGACACCTCCGCCAGCGACGTGGAGAACGAGCACTACCCCTCCCTGCGGCTAGAGGCGCCCTCCGCAGTCACGCTGGTCAACGGCAGGGGGCCGCTGGACACGTTCATGAGCCGGGGGGCCGGGGGCAAAGGGAAGAGCGTGGACACGCCCTGCCTGACCATCGACCTCACTGAGGACTCCAACTCGACCCCCTGCCCGGGAGACCACACTGCTGTGAGAGAGAGCGAGCTGAACCAGGACAAGAGAGAGAGCGAAGTGAACCAGGacagcacacagagagagagccaACTGAACCAGGacagcacacagagagagagcgacCTGAACCAGGACAGCACACAGAGAGATAGCAAACTGAACCAGGACAGCACACAGAGAGAGGACAGCACACAGACTGGCACGCTGACTAATGGGGCGGCCTCTCCCCCTGCTGATGTTGCCATGGACACCAGTACGGCAGACCAATCGGACTGCGAGATGGAGATGAGTGAGAACAGGAGCCTGGATTCCTCCTGCAGTGCCGGGAAGGAAATGACCAAGACCAGCAGCAGCAAGGCAGAGAGGACCCCCAGAGCAGGGCCTGAGCCTGGGGAGCAGCACAGGAAAGGGGTGCCCGAGGAGGGGAACCCTCCGAGGACTGAGAGTCTGGATGAGAGTCGGGTGACAGAGGCAGAGGAGacggaggaggaagaggaagagctGAGTCCAGAGAACGACTCCCTCCTGTCTCCCTCCTCTGTCAGCTCTCTGTCCACTGCAGAGAGCTCCCCCGAGGGGTGCAGGAGCACAGGCTCCCGCAGCGCCAGCACCCCCACGCACAAG ccacagactccaaagatCAAGAGAACCACAGAAGAAAAAGCAAAGAGGCGTTCGCTGAAG GACCAGGAGCGCGAGGACAAGCGCATTAAGCTGCAGGCGGAgaaggaagagagggagagagcgagggagGAGGCCAAGGCAGCCAAGGAGCGAGCGAAGGAAGAGGCGAAGaagaagagggaggaggagaaggaggccagGGAGAAGGAGAAGCGAGAGaagagggagaaggaggagagagagaaagctgAGAAACTGCTTGTGAAAGAGGAGAAGCGGAAAGAGAAGCAGGAGGCTCTGGA AGCCAAGCAAGAAGAGAAGCGTAAGAAAGAGGAAGAGAAACGGTTGAAGGAGGAGAAAGAG CGTGTGAAAGCAGAAAAAGCAGAGATCAGGAGGTTCTTTCAGAAACCCAAGACCCTGCAGGCTCCCAGG ACTCTGGCTGCAGCCTGTGGGAAGTTCGCTCCCTTCGAGATCAAGGAGAACATGACTCTGGCACCCCTGACCCGGGTTCTGTGTGACCAGGAGGTTCTGGAGCAGCTGGACCAGTACCTGCAGGCACCGGACCGGTCTGCAAACGGGCTCCTTGAGTGGAAGAGCCGCAAGCCTCGCCGGAGCGGTCCGACCAGCCCCAGAACCAG TGATTGTGTGGTTCTGGTGGAGGGCAGCAAGCCTGACGGAGTCCCAGCCCGACAGGAGTGCGGCCGCATGAAGCTGCTTCACTTCTGTGAGAACTACCGGCCGGCCTACTGGGGCACCTGGAGGAAGAGGAGCAGCAAGATCAAGCCTCGCAACCCCCTGAGCCAGGACAAG GAGCTCCTGGATTACGAGGTGGACAGTGATGAggagtgggaggaggaggagccggGAGAGTCCCTGTCGCACAGTGAAGGg GATGATGATGACGAGGGGGGAGGGGAAGCTGCAGGGGACGATGAAGATGACGACGGCTTCTTCGTTCCCCACGGTTACCTCTCTGATGGGGAGGGGGTGTCGGAAGAG gagtCTGCGGACCCAGAGAACCAGAAGGTGCGTCAGAAGCTGAAGGCGAGGGAGTGGGACGAGCTGCTGTCGAAGGGCAGGGTGAAGGTGCTGCAGGCCGTGGTGCTGGGCTGCGTGTGGGAGTGCGAGGGGCCCCCCGGGGACACGGTGCTGAGGACCCTGCGGGACTacgctgtgtgtgtgctggacaCGCGGCTGGGGGAGGAGGCGGGGACCCCCGAGAGCATGAGCAAAGAGAAGAGGGACGATCACA TCCTGTCCCAGATGCTGCCTCTGCTCCACGGTAACGTGAACGGCAGCAAAGCCATCATCCGGGAGTTCCAGGAGTGCTGGCGTGGGAGAGCGGGGCTGCCCAGCCCCCCGGACTCCCTGGCAGGCAGCAGCGAGGACAGCGTGCCCTCTAAATACCGTCTGAAGCGGCTGATCTCGGAGAGCGCGGTGTACGAGAAGCGTCCGGCGCTGCGGCGCTGGTGCTGGTACGTGCACGAGGCCGTGCTGAAGAGGTTCTCTCGAGAGGAGCTGCCCGTGCCCTGCCAGTGGAGCTACATCACCCAGGTGCCCTACGcaggcagggaggaggctggcaCTGCGGGCACGGGAGGGGGCAGCACGCACAGCACCCCCCTCTCCTCATCATCCTCACCGGCAGCGTCCGGCTCCGCCAAGAGGAAGCAGAAAGGCAGCATGTCCATCACC
- the LOC117415172 gene encoding chromatin assembly factor 1 subunit A isoform X2, translating into MECKAKSRAAAKKLVQARLPFKRLNPVPKENGESVELKKPRQHGPASAPKQHLDTSASDVENEHYPSLRLEAPSAVTLVNGRGPLDTFMSRGAGGKGKSVDTPCLTIDLTEDSNSTPCPGDHTAVRESELNQDKRESEVNQDSTQRESQLNQDSTQRESDLNQDSTQRDSKLNQDSTQREDSTQTGTLTNGAASPPADVAMDTSTADQSDCEMEMSENRSLDSSCSAGKEMTKTSSSKAERTPRAGPEPGEQHRKGVPEEGNPPRTESLDESRVTEAEETEEEEEELSPENDSLLSPSSVSSLSTAESSPEGCRSTGSRSASTPTHKPQTPKIKRTTEEKAKRRSLKDQEREDKRIKLQAEKEERERAREEAKAAKERAKEEAKKKREEEKEAREKEKREKREKEEREKAEKLLVKEEKRKEKQEALEAKQEEKRKKEEEKRLKEEKERVKAEKAEIRRFFQKPKTLQAPRTLAAACGKFAPFEIKENMTLAPLTRVLCDQEVLEQLDQYLQAPDRSANGLLEWKSRKPRRSGPTSPRTSDCVVLVEGSKPDGVPARQECGRMKLLHFCENYRPAYWGTWRKRSSKIKPRNPLSQDKELLDYEVDSDEEWEEEEPGESLSHSEGDDDDEGGGEAAGDDEDDDGFFVPHGYLSDGEGVSEEESADPENQKVRQKLKAREWDELLSKGRVKVLQAVVLGCVWECEGPPGDTVLRTLRDYAVCVLDTRLGEEAGTPESMSKEKRDDHILSQMLPLLHGNVNGSKAIIREFQECWRGRAGLPSPPDSLAGSSEDSVPSKYRLKRLISESAVYEKRPALRRWCWYVHEAVLKRFSREELPVPCQWSYITQVPYAGREEAGTAGTGGGSTHSTPLSSSSSPAASGSAKRKQKGSMSITKFMRRSKGAEQSEGMETDGFQADTEEDEDDPDCVIVQNTDSKQGCADSVQMEVASSSPSPAAPPCPSASRI; encoded by the exons ATGGAATGTAAAGCTAAATCCAGGGCTGCCGCAAAGAAGTTAGTTCAAG CCCGTCTGCCCTTCAAGCGCCTGAACCCCGTCCCCAAGGAGAATGGGGAGTCTGTGGAGCTCAAGAAACCCCGCCAGCACGGCCCTGCCAGCGCCCCCAAACAGCACCTCGACACCTCCGCCAGCGACGTGGAGAACGAGCACTACCCCTCCCTGCGGCTAGAGGCGCCCTCCGCAGTCACGCTGGTCAACGGCAGGGGGCCGCTGGACACGTTCATGAGCCGGGGGGCCGGGGGCAAAGGGAAGAGCGTGGACACGCCCTGCCTGACCATCGACCTCACTGAGGACTCCAACTCGACCCCCTGCCCGGGAGACCACACTGCTGTGAGAGAGAGCGAGCTGAACCAGGACAAGAGAGAGAGCGAAGTGAACCAGGacagcacacagagagagagccaACTGAACCAGGacagcacacagagagagagcgacCTGAACCAGGACAGCACACAGAGAGATAGCAAACTGAACCAGGACAGCACACAGAGAGAGGACAGCACACAGACTGGCACGCTGACTAATGGGGCGGCCTCTCCCCCTGCTGATGTTGCCATGGACACCAGTACGGCAGACCAATCGGACTGCGAGATGGAGATGAGTGAGAACAGGAGCCTGGATTCCTCCTGCAGTGCCGGGAAGGAAATGACCAAGACCAGCAGCAGCAAGGCAGAGAGGACCCCCAGAGCAGGGCCTGAGCCTGGGGAGCAGCACAGGAAAGGGGTGCCCGAGGAGGGGAACCCTCCGAGGACTGAGAGTCTGGATGAGAGTCGGGTGACAGAGGCAGAGGAGacggaggaggaagaggaagagctGAGTCCAGAGAACGACTCCCTCCTGTCTCCCTCCTCTGTCAGCTCTCTGTCCACTGCAGAGAGCTCCCCCGAGGGGTGCAGGAGCACAGGCTCCCGCAGCGCCAGCACCCCCACGCACAAG ccacagactccaaagatCAAGAGAACCACAGAAGAAAAAGCAAAGAGGCGTTCGCTGAAG GACCAGGAGCGCGAGGACAAGCGCATTAAGCTGCAGGCGGAgaaggaagagagggagagagcgagggagGAGGCCAAGGCAGCCAAGGAGCGAGCGAAGGAAGAGGCGAAGaagaagagggaggaggagaaggaggccagGGAGAAGGAGAAGCGAGAGaagagggagaaggaggagagagagaaagctgAGAAACTGCTTGTGAAAGAGGAGAAGCGGAAAGAGAAGCAGGAGGCTCTGGA AGCCAAGCAAGAAGAGAAGCGTAAGAAAGAGGAAGAGAAACGGTTGAAGGAGGAGAAAGAG CGTGTGAAAGCAGAAAAAGCAGAGATCAGGAGGTTCTTTCAGAAACCCAAGACCCTGCAGGCTCCCAGG ACTCTGGCTGCAGCCTGTGGGAAGTTCGCTCCCTTCGAGATCAAGGAGAACATGACTCTGGCACCCCTGACCCGGGTTCTGTGTGACCAGGAGGTTCTGGAGCAGCTGGACCAGTACCTGCAGGCACCGGACCGGTCTGCAAACGGGCTCCTTGAGTGGAAGAGCCGCAAGCCTCGCCGGAGCGGTCCGACCAGCCCCAGAACCAG TGATTGTGTGGTTCTGGTGGAGGGCAGCAAGCCTGACGGAGTCCCAGCCCGACAGGAGTGCGGCCGCATGAAGCTGCTTCACTTCTGTGAGAACTACCGGCCGGCCTACTGGGGCACCTGGAGGAAGAGGAGCAGCAAGATCAAGCCTCGCAACCCCCTGAGCCAGGACAAG GAGCTCCTGGATTACGAGGTGGACAGTGATGAggagtgggaggaggaggagccggGAGAGTCCCTGTCGCACAGTGAAGGg GATGATGATGACGAGGGGGGAGGGGAAGCTGCAGGGGACGATGAAGATGACGACGGCTTCTTCGTTCCCCACGGTTACCTCTCTGATGGGGAGGGGGTGTCGGAAGAG gagtCTGCGGACCCAGAGAACCAGAAGGTGCGTCAGAAGCTGAAGGCGAGGGAGTGGGACGAGCTGCTGTCGAAGGGCAGGGTGAAGGTGCTGCAGGCCGTGGTGCTGGGCTGCGTGTGGGAGTGCGAGGGGCCCCCCGGGGACACGGTGCTGAGGACCCTGCGGGACTacgctgtgtgtgtgctggacaCGCGGCTGGGGGAGGAGGCGGGGACCCCCGAGAGCATGAGCAAAGAGAAGAGGGACGATCACA TCCTGTCCCAGATGCTGCCTCTGCTCCACGGTAACGTGAACGGCAGCAAAGCCATCATCCGGGAGTTCCAGGAGTGCTGGCGTGGGAGAGCGGGGCTGCCCAGCCCCCCGGACTCCCTGGCAGGCAGCAGCGAGGACAGCGTGCCCTCTAAATACCGTCTGAAGCGGCTGATCTCGGAGAGCGCGGTGTACGAGAAGCGTCCGGCGCTGCGGCGCTGGTGCTGGTACGTGCACGAGGCCGTGCTGAAGAGGTTCTCTCGAGAGGAGCTGCCCGTGCCCTGCCAGTGGAGCTACATCACCCAGGTGCCCTACGcaggcagggaggaggctggcaCTGCGGGCACGGGAGGGGGCAGCACGCACAGCACCCCCCTCTCCTCATCATCCTCACCGGCAGCGTCCGGCTCCGCCAAGAGGAAGCAGAAAGGCAGCATGTCCATCACC